The window ACTATGCATCtgtgttcttttcttcttcttttattattttttatttttccagttctaggttttaataatttataatcattttaacttttttgttttataaattatcctGAGATTTTGTTTTCGTTTTCATGCCAAGTATTGATTCCAGTCCTGCCAATGACATTGAAGAAAGCACTTGATTAGTCAACTTGAGAATATCATCAAGCACTTATCTAAATTTGATTAGTCCACTTGAGAAGGCGATAGGGAAGTCACATTTGATCCTTAATTTTGGCTGATAGCCCTTTAATGTTACCCTCCCCACCTTGAGAAAATAGCCATTTCCACTCAAAAGAAAATCGAAAAAACAACTTATTCATCATAAAATTGCAATAAAGACAAATTAATCATTGTAAAAATTGCtaatcttgaaaactttgtttgtagatattttaaaagcaaaatcatTTGAACTCCTCACCCTTATTTGCAGTCCATCAATCTTTTAAGACCAAATTGATACAATCTCATAGCAATGAATTCCACTATGCTTTAATCACAAATTTCGTGCAAGTAAGGAGTTGTTACGCTTTGGTGGGATTTGATAAGAACTCATACCAATAGCAATCTAAAATTTGAGGCTATAAAAAAGAGTACGTGAGAGTGTGGGACTGTGGGATGGGTGTTGTAACCgttggttttttaaaagtattttttattttaaaaaatttattaaaataataatttttatttttaaaaaaattattcaaaagtataaaaataatatttttaaaaaaatcaaaattgagagAAACGCTTCATTCCAAATGGCCTTCAGAGTCTATTCCTTGTTGCCTAATTTAATACCAAGTCTTCCCAATGGTCATAATTCTTCAAAGGAAGATTTTGGTAGTTACATGTTAGTTTCTAGTGGTTGGATAGGGATGGAAAATATGAAGTTAATCTTTAAGCAAATCTCAAAATATCAGGTGAAAATATCGGTAGTTTCCATCTATTGTTTGTGGAATCCTATAACTCACATGTTAAGTGATAAATCGTCCTCATCtatacaattcaaaaacaagaaaaaagaacctCTGCTTCTTGTTATGGAGAAGGCAGCAAAAATCATTAGAAGATCAATCCACACCTTGCTGAAAGATTTCCACTACTTCACCAGCATCCCAGCAATCCTATTGCTTCCATTCTCATCTTCAATTCTCCTCTCACTATCCTTCTATCAACCTTGTTCACTGACCAGATCAATTTTTCAAGGCAGAAGAgtttctcttcttgttttagATCTTCCTCAGATGATATTTGTCCTTGTTTTTAGTCTTCCACTTGCACTGTCCTCTCTTGTCCTAGCAAAAGCATCCATCATTCAATCTCTAAATCACCATAAACCTGTTTTTTCACTATCATGTTCGTCTCCCGTGTCACTTTGTTACAAGCCTCTAGTCTTAACCTGCATTTGCAATATAATCCTTACTGTAACCATTACCACAACAACGTTGTCGTTCCTTTTCAAAGCCTCTAGTTTCTTTAAAAGTCTATTGATTCTATCATCCATCAGGCCTTTCTTCGATCTGGCAGCGGGGATTGTTTTCTACATGGTTTTAACCAATACCATGGTCACGTGCAATTTAGCCTTGGTTGTAGCAGGTATTGATAATTGCACTATATACAAGTCTCTTCGTAAGGCTTGCTTGTTGAGAAAGGGTACAGATTCAATGGCTTTGTTGTTGGCTCTTCCCATAAATCTAGGTCTTGTTGCTACTGAAGCCTTGTTCCGATACCGGGTTGTAAGAGCTTATGATCCTGTCTTTGGAAGGTTCAGTATGCCTATGGTCTTGGAGGGATTGTTGATTGCTTATCTGTTTTCCCTTCTAGTAGTTCTTGACACAATTTCCAGTTACTTGTTTATCAGGAATTGTGATCCAAAAATTGGGAGAGAAGGAGCAGAAATATGTGTTCAAATTGAGCCTGTCACAGATGACAGTGGGATTTCTGATGGTTCACTAGGACTAGAGATGGTgttcgtaaactgagtttttaTGGACCAACAAAGTTACACTCTGAATTGTACATGGGCTGAGATTTTGAGAAAGCTCATTCATTATTTACACCATGTGTTTTTGCCAATTCATCAGGGAAAAAAAAGCCTCTCTGTTATCATTTCATTCAATGGAACTCctgtattttcaatttcaatcaattgagtaCAATTTACCAGAAAATCAATGAAGATGCTGCTCAATGAGGGTGAGGATGGTGGGATTGAATGATAAGATAGGGTTAAGGGCCTCCAAGAAGCTTCTTTCTCTATTTGGCAAGGAGGGATGTAAGAGTTAAAAGGAAAGACCTTCACACATGAATCCTATCCTAATAAAGTTTCATGTTTTGGAACTTCCCATTCCAATCAAATCATATAGATCCGTAAATAGATTTGTACATATAGCCACTTGCTAGTCGTTTCTCGATTGTATCTTTTTTCAGGGAATATGGTTCGCAATTCTTCCTCCACTGATGTAGAAAATGCTCAAGTTTTCTGTTCTCATATGAGGCCGGAAACTTTATCAGCAACAGGTCGACACGAAGTAATTCATCATGCTCAAACATGAGCCGATCGAGATTCCAATGCATAATCAAAAGGAAAAACCTTTCACATGGCAATAGCAAACTTCGCTTTACCCTTCCAATAAGAGAAGAGAGCATAGAATACTTTGATTGAAGAACTTTGACTCTTATTTTACTCATCTGTAGAGATAGAGACTTGTTCGCTTTCAAAGTACAATTCAACTATAACTAGGATCTCAGGGGAAGAGAGTGGAGCGACTGAATACTATACTCCCAGTCACTCCACCATCTTCGTTCATGAGGATGGTGAGAGTGAGTGATGATATTAACAAGAGTAAAAGGTAAGTTAACGATAATGATTCAAATAGAGAAGAAGGCTACTTATTTTGTTgcataaatttctaaatttggCAAATTGTACTCAATTAGCTGAGATAGAAAATACAAAGGTTCgtttgaataattaataatagaGGAGCTCTTTTTGACAAATTGGTGAAGACACAATATGCAAGTAACGAGTTTATAGCTCcgaaattttatttcaattaggCCACAGCCAATCCAAAAATATGTAAAAGCATAAAGGATATGACATCAAAGACAATGTAAGATTTCACTTTTTTATCTTATGACAACAAATCGCGGTTGTGTAGGTTTAACTCTTAGTGTTTAAGTTGCACCCCCACTAGATTCGATGTAGAGTTTATAGCATGGTGAGTTTGCCCAGTTAACATCTCGGAACTCAGTGATTAGGGAGCTAGGTTTTACTCACTTTCAAGCTCCGTTTCTTCATTCCTAGATCTCACACAAGCCTTATTGCCCCTCATTTCTTTTGCCAGCTCTTGTATAGAACAAGAAGTGCCTCGCTCCATTTTACCTGCAAGTATCTCAATGTGATCCAGGAGTCCAAACCCTATTAGCCGGTTTCTCAACATCTCAATGGTAGAAGCATATGGCGGTATTCCTTCATCAATCATTGTCTCAAAGTATCTGCATGCCTCCTCTAGTTTTCCCTTCTTCTTGCACAAACCATGAATCATGACAGAATAAGTTGAGACTGAAGGATAAAATCCCCTCTCGCCCATGCTCTCCCAAATTTCAGTTGCTCTATCAAATCTTCCTACTCTTACAAGCAATTTTAGCAACATGTTGTAACTATGCCGATCAGGCAAGCAATTATCTTTAACCATTATAGATATCAACTTGGTTGCCCTATTAACCTCTGAGTGCTCACAATGGTAAGCTAAGATTGTATTGTAACTCCATGCATCTGGGCTAACTCCCCTCTCCATCATCTCATGCAAAAGTTGATAAGCATCTTCCACCTTTCCATTCTTGCAAAGTTTCTTGATAATACAATTATAAGTGAAGACATTTGGTACGAGATCATATCTCTTCATTCTATCGAGCACACTGAAAACAGAATGAATATTGTTTGCCTCGCAATATGCACGAATGAATATGGCATAACTACATGCATCAGGCTCAACTCCATGTGAACCAATTTCTCGAAACATCTTATACGCTTCATCAACATTCCCTCCCTTGCACAAAGCTTCTAACAAGCTATTATATGCAAGCACATCCAAGGCACATCCTCGGCCaagcatttcatcaaacaccttACGCGCTGCTACTGCTTCCCCAATGTCACCCCACCCCCTCACCAAAATGCTGTAAGTTTTTGCTTTAGCCTCGAACTTATGCTTAACTCTATCAAAAAACTGCTGGGCACATTTCACATGCTTGCATTTGCATAATACATATAAAAGTTTATCAAGATCATCAACACTGGGCCTTAGACCAAACTCAGCCATTCTATCAAATGCACGAATAGCATCACTTGGCAAATTAGCTCTGCTGTAAGATCTAAAAACAAGCCAGATAATTTCTTGGTTTATCTCGAAATCATGAGATTCTCTCATTTCAATCAAGAAATCCCATAATATTGCGAACTGCCTGCTAGTACCTAATATATTCACCAAAATGTGATAGCTCTCTTTGCTATGTTCAAAACCCGGAATTCTTTTAGCCCAAAGAAAGAATCTGTGGGCTGAGAACCCAAGATTCTTGCAACGTTTTAAGACTTGTTCTACCAAGTTTGTGGATATTTCTGAAGAGAATGCGTTTAGAGAGGTCTCCAAGTCATGGTGGGGGTTTCTTTGGTCGCTGAGAATGCGGGATATCTCGTTCACAAGGCCTGGTAATGGTGGGATTTGGTTTAGTGGAGTGAGAGTAGAGAGAGGATGGCGATGACTGTGGGATTTGGAGGTGCAGAGGGACTGAAAGAGAGAGTGTAAGGTTCTGGTTTTTGAGGTGAGGGATCTCATGGCCATTTCTTGTTCTTTATCGATAGTCCTTTCGTGGTGACTAAAGTCAAtaaatttttagcatttttctttttctgtgtgAGTTTTCCATgttggatttggatttggatttggagATGGAAGCCCATTGACTCATTAgtcttaattatttcttttgaatCTTTCTCTTCTCAAATCCACCAAACTCCTCCCTAAATATTGTCTTTGCTTTGCTTGGTTAATTATTATCCATAtcctattttaattaatgttgttCTATATTTGTACCTTGTGCTATCCCGCAGGTCAGGTAAaacttttttcaatataaaataataatattaaaaaaaaaacaagtgttgAACCAACCAGAATTataaaacaactcaatattaaaggataaaattaaaataaaaaataaaaaaatacaacaaaacgCCTTAATTAAATTAGGTCAACTCGAAAACTTCATGATCATAGAttgagataatcttataaaatgaaatgcaagaaaagaaattttgaaaactgattcctaaaaaatcaaatgagaacataataacttcataaaaaaattgaaaagaaaagagatgaaactcaatttctaacaaataaaatattgaaggaagaaaactaacaaaaaattataattcaaaaaaagtcTAAGAATATCGATTCGAGCCCACCCGGGTCAAGATGCAAAACCTCTTACCCAGTCATGATACTAgggttaaaattaaatatatgtatttattggACACTGCTAATTAATTTTAGACCTTATTCTGATAGTATTCAGTGTGTTCTATTATGTAAAGGAGAATGAACGTAAGCTCTTAATGGAATTTAAAGTTCGTGTTTAATGTAAtgcataaatatataattacatttaTATGAATATAGAAGTGGCGTCATTTTTTACAAGAGTTAaggttttttcttgtaaatattcatgaaaaaaagattttagcaCATGGTTATAATAAGTGCTAAATATTTGTAAACCTCTTTAAAAATTTGGATATTATTATGTGTGcagtattttttattccaaacaaattttttgatttaatttgcaAACATCAATAACTTTAGTAAAATTTAAGTCCTGACATTAATTGGAGGTTTAAATTGCAAAATACTTTCTTGTAAATATAATTCTATCAAGTGACAAGACATTCATTACAAACTAATGGGGGATTGTTGGTATAGtttgtaaatgaataaaaataataatttatatcccacattgaaaagtaATACTCCATCCTAGGTGTTTATAAGTGTGAATTTATATTGTATAGTAAATTAAGTGTATATTGAGCTCATGGTGGATGAGCTCTCCTAATAGACTTTCTAATgctattatatgaatatttataatataaaaagatgatacttgatatttaatttgtcagtgagattaagtttttttaactttatttcttttaattttcataattaatcttGATATTTGTAACTGTTAAGATAAAACTGAATATGTgctattcaatttaattcaaaatataattgtcatattaattaaaagtcatataattttgttatataatatttcaaatcTAAATAAACTCGTTactacacaaaaaaaatatatatatacaaaaatatattttttttcatttgtcttttcttcttattcttttaaaaatttaaaggatttaattgtattttgaatatattatctttatatttaacaaataaatatcttaaaaataatattttcacatcTCTAAAccaactctttatttttttataatacataCCAACTTATGCACGTCtagcatatttttttcaaatttatagaGACTAGAGAGTACATAGCAAAATAGATAATTTTGTTACGTCGCTTCACTAACACAACACAAGGAGATCCACTagtaaaagagagaagagagatcATAGTGGGAATCTCAGGTGTCAAAATATGGATTTCATACAGTGAAAAAAGGGAATGAAAAACATCTCTTTACAATTGCTCCGATTCCATTTTTACTTGTTATTTTCAGTAATCCTGCGCAGagtaaaatagaaagaaagtaGGCCTTTGTTGACCTGTTTGCCAACAATGGCAATGAGGCTTTCTAGTTCGAAAGGGGAACCAATGAAGAgtactttcttttttatgggAAGGTTTCAGCCTCTGTCAAGACTTCACCTTTTGATGAAGTGAAAAGCTCAGGATAGAGGTTGAAGAACAAACGTCTTCTCACTTTCACTTCGGCTTAAGCATTCTTTTCCTAGAGAGAACAGTTACTCGGGGGTTAGGATTTCATCTTTCCACTAACTCCATTCCTCAGCAAAGCAAGCCTATCACCGCAGGCAAGCCATAAAGGGAAGGTGTTGGCTGACAAGCCCTTCTTCGTCTGAAGGGTCAATATTCAAAATAGAAGGAATTGAATGGCATCATGTAATCAATAAGGAGGAAGGGACTTCCTACCAAAAAGGTCGTAAAGTCTATGAAGCTGCAGAAAGCCAAGGATGTTAACTCTAAGAAGTTTAAGCCAGCCTTGAGAAAGAGAAGTTGAAGATTCTTCATGAGGAAGGTTATTACTTTTTTCTTATATGAGAGCAAGCCTgcctcaaacaaaaaaaaaaggttaattctGTTAATATCTATATGAATGTTATTAAACCTGTTGGATGGACCTACTAAGGGTGACTTTGGCCGTAAGGAAATCTCAAAAGAGTCGCTTACAGATGGATTGGTTGTGCCTACTTCAATATtgctcacctttttttttcccttcttcttctttaaattcACGATTTCAACGATCTGTTCCTTCACCCCAGACCTTGAAAGCGTTGATCTCCTGAACTGACATATACTTGTCCCCAGTGCATCATCAGAAATGGCACATAAAATATTCTCATCACTGAGACGAtcctgtaaaataaataaaaaatgatctagATCGCTTGTTTCCCCAGTGACTTCTGCTGTAAATTATGGAAATGTCAGTCAGGTGGGAAATTCAAATTGGGGGAGCTCCATAAGTTGTTTTAGACTGTCGTTGGTATCGAGAAAGTTCCGTACGTGGAGTTtataattgagaaaaaagagGTGAGGTACGTAGTGGCTGGTTGCGTCTAAGCACTTTAGAgcgaatgattttttatattcctATGGATTTTTATGATAGTTCCTTCTTCAGCGAGCTTGGGATTGGCTACTGCGGTTTCTTCTTTCCTTCCTCTGGAATAGCTGCAGTTAGGCCTGAAGGCCTTCATCGAAGAGTTGTGAACAAGCGAAAGAAGAAGCTCCGATCCCAGCTTCTTAAACAGTGTTCACAATCCAATgtatttaaaatcttgaaaatgaaaaaactgaCGCTAATGCTAATAAGGATTGGTATGTAAAAGAACCCTTTTAGTAATTTCTATGATGCAATTGGAGCTTATCGCCAGAAAAGAATTAACCGTTGGGTTTCTGAAATAGTGTAAAAAGAATTGTCTTGAATCATTGCTATATGACTTGGACTTGCTCTAAGAAAATCATTGCTGTATGAACGGGAAGTTTTCGGTCTTCAGGCAATTAAAGGGTGAAAGATAAGCAGACATGTGAGTGTTGTGTTTCTTCTATCTGGTGGGGAAACAACAAAAGGTTCAAGAGGGCCAATGGGATTGCTTGCGTGCGAAATCCTTTCACCACCGAGAGAGTCTGAGTCCTTATGCTGTGCCTGTCTTGCTTCCTCCTGAAAAAGAAAGATCTTGGCGTACGTGTGTTTACAAACTTGCCATCAACAAGATCATGGTTTTCCAGAATTAGTGGAAGACTAACTTACAATTAGAGTGTCTAGAGCTTGTCTTCTTTCGTCAGTCGATCCATATCTCCGTGAACAATCTAGTGCTCGTTTAAATGAGCGGCTAGATCGATGAGTCTGTCTTATTTTCATAATCAACGGATTTATAAGATTAATAttgatagtattttttaaaattatctttctgGTTCGATAATGAATCTACTTCGAGATTGTTTAGGCTTGGGGCTCCGGCCAATGAATGTCCGGAGTCTCTTAAGGAAGGATTAAACCAAGATTAGAATGAATCGACTAGAAAATATAGATTCAAGAGGGGCATCTCTCTTCAAAAGTGGTTCTGTCAAATCCTGGATGACCTCATCGGAAATTAATAAAGTAATCTAACCATCCTTCGTGGCAGCCGCTCCTTCTCTGCTGGATTGGCCAAGGTGATGAAAGATTGGAAAATGGGCAAGGCTCCACGTTCTGTTCTTCTTCACCTTCAAATAACCTAATTTGATGCCACACATATCCATATTCTCGCAGATATCGCCCCGAGAAAAAGACCGGGATTGATGAGGATCGACCAAGACCGAAGCTGTCTAGCTCAAACTAAGATCTTGGCTTCGTAACTCCTTCATTCGCTTATTGGGCATGCTCCGCCTTTCCTTTATTAGTCCACTACTGCATAGTCTCTGTCAGATCAGACTGTTGCTGTCACAAAGAACACAACATGTTGCACTGAGTCACGAGTCATTAGCATCTTTAGGGATGAGTACTGCTACAATGACATCCGAGTCACAGCTTACTCCACTTCTATTACTGAAAAGTAAGTAAATTGTTATGTTTGCGTaattcaatttagaaaaaaacaaattaaatttaacagaaaggaagaaaaagccCATCCTTTGGGCATCTCAGACGGCTCCCTATCTCCAAACCATAGCACAGAAATGAGTGATTGGGGCACTCTCTCCCTCAAAATCTATCTCAACAAGGGCATCATCTTCTCAAACATTGCATGCATCGATGCAACCCCACAAAAATTCTATTAGGAGTTTTGAAGGGTGAATTTGTCTTTTCCAAGCAGGAGTGCCCTAGGCTAGGGCTAGaggttaaaaaaagagagatcatCCGcattccttctctctttctagcTAACAACAATGTAAGAACTGATTAGACATAACATAACAGAACTGAATAGAGCAGACGTTGCCAGTTCCCTTGACcaggtttctctctctctctctctctctctctctctctcttaaaaaaaataatccttatTGTTTGCATTAATTTAGCAAATAGAGCCCTGTGTTTGCAAGCTTTAGTTAATTCAACTTAATTGGACTAAGTTTTATTAAATTCTCAAAAAACATTAACGTTTtcaccccccaaaaaaaaagttttgaaaatgtttaagaaatgaaaaaattaatattttcgaaaacaaattcaaatttttaagaaGAAATCCAATAATAATCAATCATTATAAGTACCGAAAACAtttaggaaataaaatattatttctttgaaaaaaaataagattattattattattattataattttaaaactcttaATCAgtattcttcttctcttcttttttttttgttttggtaccGTGAAAGAGAAAAGCATCTTCAGATCATCATTAAAAttggaataaattaaattgataataataataatgataatattaatgatCCAAAAATATCGTCCACAACATAGTGGAATTGCTAATCAATTACTATGATATTACCATTAGATAAAacctatatattaaaaatgattaattaacaCAATAATTACATCAAAATGGATAAATCAGTGCTAAACTGCCATGCTAATCCCTGGCTGCACCACCACCAAAATGTACCCCAACTCGCTTGACAAACTTGACATGCTTGCTGCACCAAGCTTCCACAAGCTTTGCCTCTTTTCTCTCAGCATCTCTACGCCATGTACTCAGCTGCTTTTCATACTCACTCTCGATCCTACTCGTAAAACTCTCCTCTTCCTCTCTCAAACACCTTATCTTTGCCTCTATCTCCTtcgctttctcccttcttttcctttctttctctgaCTCCAGCTGCTGCTCTAGTCTACTTAGCCTCCATGTTGCCTCCCTTTTATGTTGCAGACAGTTTTGCCTCCCCTCCTCAAGCTCCTTGCAATACTGAACCAAAGTGCCCATTTGTTGGCCCGGCATGAGTCGGGTCGAGTCCGGGTCCATGCCGCGATCAGATGGAGATATTGACAAGCTCACGTACGGTGATGGGGTGGCTGAAACTGTGGTGCTGGTTGAGGATGATATATGTGAACCCGGGTTCATCCCAACCGACCCGAGTGAAAGAACCGGGTCAGGTTCGGGCATTGGAGGTGTCATAGTGGATAAACTAGTGGTAAAAGGTTGAAACTGATTGAAGATCTTCGGTTGCACGTACTTCTCTGCAAAGGTCTCTAAGATGTGGTCGTACTTTCCCTGACCAGATGTTTTATCTCCGGTGAACGGAATATTATCTTCTAGTTGGTGGTTCTGATTGGAGTATTCCGTGCAGTGGTGGTGGTGCAATAAAGACTTGGATTTGGACTTTGATTGCCTCTCTTTAAAAACCTCCCACCACTTACTTAGCCTCTTTGCTGTGCGGCCTGGGACTTCACTAGCTATCGTTTTCCACTTGTTACCGTACTTGGCTTGAAGAGAAATGACAAGGGTTTGCTCTTCTGGGATTAAAGATCCTTTCTTGATGCCTGGTTTGAGGTAGTTTTTCCAGCGTTCAAGGCAGGATTTTGGGTCTCGGTTGAGGGTTTTGCCAGTAGCTTCCACGCGTTGAGAGATGAGGTTCCATTCTTTTGGACCATATTGTTTAACATAAGCTCTTAGCACAGCATCTTCCTCTGGTTGCCAACGTTGTCTCTCCTTCATTTCGTCATTCTCGTTCTATATGGCTTAAGGGGAGTGATCACAGAAGAATAGCATCGGCAACAATTTACTGCTATGAATGAGAGGATTGCTAGGGGAGACCCCTTCCATTGTTTTGATGATAAGGGGCGGTGAAGTGAAGGAGAGCAGTGCTGGTGGGGGTGACTTCAACAGGGTTTTGGGTCGGTGTGAGTCAGAGCGAGACAAGACTAGACATTGAGAGAGAGGCCTGTACTTGTGGGGTCATGAGAAAGATGCCAATAATGGTTTATTATAGGTGAAACAACCTAGAAATCATGCCTTTGATTTGCATGTTTTATTTTgaccgtgttttttaaaaaataattaattattttattattttaatatgttaattctaaaaataaaaaaaaatattattttaaaatattttttaatatatatatatatatatatatatataaaagccaaATCATTATCTAAATCAGCATAAGTTTGATTCGGAGTCTCGaataggggtgagcaaaaaaactgataaatcgattaaactgagaaaattagaaaaaaataaccgaaaaaaccgaaccgaaaaaaaaaccgaattaaccgattaaaaaatcacaaacaaattccagttcggttcggtttcggtttctaaagtctgaaaccgattgaaccgaaccgaaccggttcaaccatccaacacttaaaaaaaaaacaactataaaatgAATGTTTTCACCCTAAAGTAACATTCATCCCTTAGCCGCCCCCCTCCCTTCCCCTCCCTTCTCTGCATATCTCATTCTCTCtcattttactttcttttttctcttgtcCCTCTACTCTCTGCTCTGCTTTGATTTTTCTCCCCTCCCTCTACTATCTGCTCTGATTTGATCTTATGGATTTGGTTCCTTTGGGTTTTCTTCGAATCTTAGTTCTCCTGTTGAGTCTGTGGTTGGCTCTACTAACAGCCAAACAGAGGACTATCAGGTTCAAAACCCCCTCCATTCTCTATTCCGTCAAAAAATCCCATCTCTGATGTTAGTCTCCACCAACAAGATTGCTTGCTTACCAGAAATTGCAAGCATCTCAAATAATTTGTCAAACAGTACATTATTGTactttcacttatttttttttaaagatagaaGAAAGGCTCCTACTTGTCTAATTACTAATTGATTTGAGGCCTATGCTCTGCTTGTTTCTTATTCAAATTTCAGCATCTGAGATGACAAGTGATGCAGCAGCAGGGTGTTTAGGGAGGGCAAAACAACATTTTGGGGACTGGAGTATTGTTTTCTCAAAAACCACATTAGACCTGGCCAGTGATCCAAAACAGAGGGAGGAATATTACTAGTGTTGGTAGAGGACCATtgagtttgaaccggtttggaagggaaaaaaatcgtACCGAATCAAACCgaaattaatcggtttgaaccggttttcggttcggttcggttcggttcaaaaaattaaaaaaaaaatttggtttggttgtttattttggttcaaaaccgaactgaaccagAAATGCTCAGCCGTAgtcttgaacatggtgggcttTCTGATTTTGATATCTGGTTAGCTCATTTATAAGGTCATGGCCTTCAACTCCTTGTTGACCTAtgagaagaaaattattaattaacaagaaGATATGGTAAAATCACTATAatcatacttataaatattatttattaaattacaattttttattttgtatttaaaaagaaattccaCTTAGCACTAtaacaactcaattttttatataattttttttaattttatccttaatattaaattattttaaaaattatgttttatgattctttttaatttgtttttattaagttatataCCAgtctaataaatataattttttttaatattcaacattagattttttgaaaataaaatttcataatttttttttaattttttatggttttatccCGATCTGTTGAAAGTGAg of the Populus nigra chromosome 7, ddPopNigr1.1, whole genome shotgun sequence genome contains:
- the LOC133700081 gene encoding transcription factor AS1-like, which translates into the protein MKERQRWQPEEDAVLRAYVKQYGPKEWNLISQRVEATGKTLNRDPKSCLERWKNYLKPGIKKGSLIPEEQTLVISLQAKYGNKWKTIASEVPGRTAKRLSKWWEVFKERQSKSKSKSLLHHHHCTEYSNQNHQLEDNIPFTGDKTSGQGKYDHILETFAEKYVQPKIFNQFQPFTTSLSTMTPPMPEPDPVLSLGSVGMNPGSHISSSTSTTVSATPSPYVSLSISPSDRGMDPDSTRLMPGQQMGTLVQYCKELEEGRQNCLQHKREATWRLSRLEQQLESEKERKRREKAKEIEAKIRCLREEEESFTSRIESEYEKQLSTWRRDAERKEAKLVEAWCSKHVKFVKRVGVHFGGGAARD
- the LOC133698962 gene encoding pentatricopeptide repeat-containing protein At1g52640, mitochondrial, with protein sequence MAMRSLTSKTRTLHSLFQSLCTSKSHSHRHPLSTLTPLNQIPPLPGLVNEISRILSDQRNPHHDLETSLNAFSSEISTNLVEQVLKRCKNLGFSAHRFFLWAKRIPGFEHSKESYHILVNILGTSRQFAILWDFLIEMRESHDFEINQEIIWLVFRSYSRANLPSDAIRAFDRMAEFGLRPSVDDLDKLLYVLCKCKHVKCAQQFFDRVKHKFEAKAKTYSILVRGWGDIGEAVAARKVFDEMLGRGCALDVLAYNSLLEALCKGGNVDEAYKMFREIGSHGVEPDACSYAIFIRAYCEANNIHSVFSVLDRMKRYDLVPNVFTYNCIIKKLCKNGKVEDAYQLLHEMMERGVSPDAWSYNTILAYHCEHSEVNRATKLISIMVKDNCLPDRHSYNMLLKLLVRVGRFDRATEIWESMGERGFYPSVSTYSVMIHGLCKKKGKLEEACRYFETMIDEGIPPYASTIEMLRNRLIGFGLLDHIEILAGKMERGTSCSIQELAKEMRGNKACVRSRNEETELESE
- the LOC133700080 gene encoding uncharacterized protein LOC133700080, whose translation is MVTCNLALVVAGIDNCTIYKSLRKACLLRKGTDSMALLLALPINLGLVATEALFRYRVVRAYDPVFGRFSMPMVLEGLLIAYLFSLLVVLDTISSYLFIRNCDPKIGREGAEICVQIEPVTDDSGISDGSLGLEMVFVN